One Triticum dicoccoides isolate Atlit2015 ecotype Zavitan chromosome 4B, WEW_v2.0, whole genome shotgun sequence genomic window carries:
- the LOC119296365 gene encoding chaperone protein DnaJ-like isoform X2 gives MDASAGAGSGNAPGAGAGAGASSCCYYALLGIRKNASSTDIRAAYRRLAMKWHPDRWASDPGATGEAKRRFQRIQEAYSVLSDKGKRAMYDAGLFDPLDDDDQDFSDFMQEMLVMMDSVKNEPDTLEDLQKMLDDIVNGDGGSRATAGAGGSGGGGGGCGGRVPPEANRRTRVAPYPQPSRR, from the exons ATGGACGCCTCCGCTGGAGCCGGATCCGGCAATGCCcctggcgccggcgccggcgccggcgcgtcaTCTTGCTGCTACTACGCCCTGCTCGGCATCCGTAAGAACGCCTCCTCCACCGACATACGCGCCGCCTACCGTCGGCTCGCCATG AAGTGGCACCCGGATCGGTGGGCCAGCGACCCCGGCGCGACGGGCGAGGCGAAGCGGCGGTTCCAGCGGATCCAGGAGGCCTACTCCG TTTTGTCCGACAAGGGGAAGAGGGCCATGTACGACGCTGGCCTCTTTGATCCCCTCGACGACGACGACCAG GATTTCTCGGACTTCATGCAGGAGATGCTAGTGATGATGGATAGCGTGAAAAACGAG CCGGACACGCTCGAAGACCTGCAGAAGATGCTAGATGACATAGTCAACGGCGACGGCGGTAGCCGCGCCACTGCTGGTGCTGGTggtagcggcggcggaggcggtggctgcggcggtCGCGTTCCACCGGAGGCCAACCGCAGAACTCGTGTCGCCCCTTACCCGCAGCCTTCGCGAAGGTGA
- the LOC119296365 gene encoding chaperone protein DnaJ-like isoform X1 has product MDASAGAGSGNAPGAGAGAGASSCCYYALLGIRKNASSTDIRAAYRRLAMKWHPDRWASDPGATGEAKRRFQRIQEAYSVLSDKGKRAMYDAGLFDPLDDDDQDFSDFMQEMLVMMDSVKNEKPDTLEDLQKMLDDIVNGDGGSRATAGAGGSGGGGGGCGGRVPPEANRRTRVAPYPQPSRR; this is encoded by the exons ATGGACGCCTCCGCTGGAGCCGGATCCGGCAATGCCcctggcgccggcgccggcgccggcgcgtcaTCTTGCTGCTACTACGCCCTGCTCGGCATCCGTAAGAACGCCTCCTCCACCGACATACGCGCCGCCTACCGTCGGCTCGCCATG AAGTGGCACCCGGATCGGTGGGCCAGCGACCCCGGCGCGACGGGCGAGGCGAAGCGGCGGTTCCAGCGGATCCAGGAGGCCTACTCCG TTTTGTCCGACAAGGGGAAGAGGGCCATGTACGACGCTGGCCTCTTTGATCCCCTCGACGACGACGACCAG GATTTCTCGGACTTCATGCAGGAGATGCTAGTGATGATGGATAGCGTGAAAAACGAG AAGCCGGACACGCTCGAAGACCTGCAGAAGATGCTAGATGACATAGTCAACGGCGACGGCGGTAGCCGCGCCACTGCTGGTGCTGGTggtagcggcggcggaggcggtggctgcggcggtCGCGTTCCACCGGAGGCCAACCGCAGAACTCGTGTCGCCCCTTACCCGCAGCCTTCGCGAAGGTGA